Proteins encoded in a region of the Deltaproteobacteria bacterium HGW-Deltaproteobacteria-4 genome:
- a CDS encoding nucleoside-diphosphate kinase → MEQTFAIIKPDAFAKGYAGRILARIYAEGFTVVGLKKLYMSKVEAEGFYAVHSARPFFGELTDFMSSGPCVVMVLQAEGAIKKWRDLMGATNPAQADAGTLRKEFGASIGENATHGSDAPETAAFEIPYFFSGLELL, encoded by the coding sequence ATGGAACAAACTTTTGCTATCATCAAGCCTGACGCCTTTGCTAAAGGCTACGCCGGCCGTATCCTTGCTCGCATCTACGCCGAAGGTTTTACCGTTGTCGGCCTCAAAAAACTTTACATGAGCAAGGTCGAAGCCGAAGGTTTTTACGCTGTGCACAGCGCCCGCCCTTTCTTTGGCGAACTCACCGACTTCATGAGCAGCGGCCCCTGCGTCGTCATGGTGCTGCAAGCTGAAGGCGCCATCAAGAAGTGGCGTGACCTCATGGGCGCCACCAACCCGGCCCAGGCCGATGCCGGCACCTTGCGCAAAGAGTTCGGCGCTTCGATCGGCGAGAACGCCACGCACGGTTCCGATGCTCCGGAGACAGCTGCTTTTGAAATCCCTTACTTCTTCTCGGGTCTCGAACTCCTTTAA